CGAGCATCAGCTCAAGGGAGACAACGAGACGAACCCCGAGATTTACCGCATTAAGAACGATGTCGTGAGTTAGACCTCATTACCAATACAGTGTATCGTCTTTGCTGACCACCATGCAGTCGTATAGCATTTCCATGTCGGAGTATTCCTGGAACAAGTGGGAGCCGTACACCCTCCCTGCCACCGACGCCCTCCAGCTCGAGTTCTCCATGCTGTCGCCCTTCCACCGACTGGATCTCCAGCCCCTTAGTGTCAGCGACTCTGCCACCGTCTACGGCACCAGCTTCACGCTTCCTGACCAGCAcggcatcttcaacttcAAGATCAACTACAAGCGGCCGTTCCTGACTTACATCGAGGAGAAGAACACCGTCAGCGTGCGCCACATTGCTCATGACGAGTGGCCCAGAAGTTATGTCATCTCAGGGGCGTGGCCTTGGATCTCTGGTATTGGGGCTACAGTGGGCGGCTTTGTGGGCTTCTGTGCCATTTGGATGTATAGCAAGCCAGTGGGGGGCAAGCCCAAGACCAAATAAGTAATCAAGATGGAGGGATAACGGGGAAAATTTTGTACGATCTCATGCTTGGAGGGAGGGAATGTTGGTGTAGAGTATATACGCGACTGGTAAAATGATAGATTTGTGGTTCGCCGAGTCCCCCGTAGCCTTGGATACCAGCGTGGGGTATGTTGTAGCGCAAAACATGGCgattctaaaaaaaaaaaaaacctttttATTTTCGTCGCCTCAAACCTTAACAAACGCAGACTGACATCATAACCACGGTGCCATCTTAGCAAGGAGCCGCGCCAAGCTAAGTAGCCCATCCAGTACCGCAGTCTCTTGACCTAAATATTACTAACAAACCGAAACAAAAGCAAGTCaatgaaaaaagaagacggcgCAATAAAAGAAAGCTGCGAGAGGGATAGTGTAGGGCTCTTTGTTCCCGTCAATCACTGCAAAAACTTCACGTTTATGCCCCGCTCCTCCCCTTTCTTCGAGACCCGAGAGTCCCGATAAAGACAGATGGAGATGCGAACAATTCGTCGCATGTTGAATGGATTGCCAAGCGGCAAGCATTCATCAATGCCGACTTTTGTCTGTCGCAGACGTGGCTGTGCGGAGGTGGGCACAATGGATGTATGTGGATGAACAAAGACGATTATGCGCAAATCCCCGACAATGCCAAGGGCGAGGAGCAAAGCGTGCCCAACCCGAGATCCGGCAcagtgaagaagacgaggttACGAACAAACGAAGAGAGTGCTCGTCCAAGGAGCAGAGAGAATAAAGACGGGCTCGGAACAAAAGTTTGATGCCTAGCGCGTCTTTGAAGGGCCGGTGTTGAACCAACGCCGACGGCTTGTCCAGGAGGATGTATAAAGATCTGGCGAGATGCTCACCAAGATGGGCTGTTCATTCTCAGTTCTCATCAACCAGTACCCAACAACATTCACAAACATGCGTTTCGAATCTACACTCTGGACAGCACTGCTGTCGTATGTCGCCCCCGCGCTGGGCGCCAACGTCCTCGTGGGGTACTATCCTACGTGGAAGCATGCCGCTATTTCCAACATGGACTTGTCCAACTACACCCACGTCAACGTTGCCTTTGCGATTCCCCACGAGAATGGAACCCTGTCGTTTGAAGGCGACACCTTCATGGACAAGCTTGTCCCCAAACTACAGGGCGCCGGCTCCAAGGTCCTCGTGTCCATCGGCGGCTGGTCCGGCTCGGCAAACTTCTCATCTATAACCAAGGACACTGCTCTGAGTGGCACTCTGACCAAGAGCATCATCGACATGATGACCAAGTATAAGCTGGACGGCATCGACATCGACTGGGAGTTCCCCGGCCGAAAGGGGAGCGATTGcaacgtcgtcgacgagcaaAACGACGCGACCAATTTCCTTAAGTACCTGAATGACCTGCGGGCCAAGATGGACGAGGCCCTTGGAAAGGGCAAGCTGATCACGCTGGCGCTGCGAATACAGCCTTTTGACGGgcccggcggcaaggacgtcTCGGGGTTCGCCAAGGtggtcgactttgccaaTCTGATGCAGTACGATCTTAACGGCGCGTGGGGCGAGACGAGCGGTCCCCTTGCCCCCCTGAATtttgaggagaagaaggggacgCAGCTGTCGTTTGCGACGGCGATTGAGGCCTGGACCAAGGCGGGCTGGCCGGCGAAGCAGCtcaccgccggcgccgcgtTCTACGGCTATTCGGTCACGGCGGCCGAGGACATGTTGAAGACCAACCCCCCGAACCAGTAcgccaagatggaaaaggagCGCCCCAAGGGAGATCAAGAAGACGAGATGGTTACGGAGCCGTGCTCCAGCGCGCCAAAGGCATATACCGGCATCTGGACGTACAAGAACCTCCGAGGCCAGGGGGTGCTGTCTTCACCTGATGAAGCGAAAGCCCCCTGGGTGAGGACCTTTGATAACAAGACAATGACCCCCTGGTTGTTCAATTCTGAGAGCAAAGTCTTCATCTCGTACGATGACCAGAGGAGTTTGgcggccaaggtcaagtttGCCGAGTCCAAGGGCCTGGGCGGCATGATGGTGTGGAGTATCGAGCGGGATTACAACGGCGAGTTGTTGAGTGAGCTCAAGAAGTTTGGGTCCAAGTGATTTGGCTCGATTTCAGGACAAGTGAGATGGAGGGGAGGCGGTTTGGATAGATGCCATGCAGCCGGTCGCCGGCCGACGGGAAGCTACGGAGGAGGACGGGACGATGGAAGATGGCGAGAGTGTAACTTGACTAGCCAGCAATGGAACGAAGGGGAGTACTTGAACTTGTGAACCTGCAATCCAAACCCTCTGTGATGAGCTGTGCCAACGAAAAAAGTCTGAAAATCCCATTTTTTTCAGCTGACCCCTTGAAGCATGACGACTCGTAGTGAAAAACCCCGCGCTTCCAAAGTCGAGGATGTTAAACCGAGTTCTGCTGTTTGGGGCTCCTATACATCGCTAGATGCCCCCCTAAATCAATTCTTCAACCCGTGACGGGCCAATTTCATGGACGAGATCTAGCCCGGCGTGCGGCATAATAAACAGAACTCAAGAATACATCTCTAGGGGAAACACAAACTCAATACTGGCCCATCATTTGAGGTACATACTCGTCCTTAGACCTCCAGGAATGCATAACAACCAAGTGTGGGTGAGCTGAAACAAAGCGcaggagaaagaaaagaaaccgCCCTCAGATTAGCTCTCTTACGTTCTCAGTGACAACGCGCGACTCGGACCGTAATCCTCGAACGCAATGAACATCGCCGCTGCTGCCTGCAAATTTGGCTTTTTGGACCTTGATCATCATCGGGCTGATAATTCTTTACTCCGTCAATTTCCCCGATCCACCTTTCAGATCATGCCTATCCAGCCTGCTCCGATTGAAAACTATACTTTATCAAGGTCACTGACCTTGCCACGTACCCAACTACGCTCGATGAGCGAGAAAATCGGCTTCGTGGACTAGTCTCTGATACAAAGGCTGTCTGTCATTGCGGCTACTGCGGACATGGCAGGTCTGCAAAGTTTCACGAGGGGAAGGGAATGGGAGCCTGCTCGGATCTCTGTTCTTAGCCTGGTCCTTTGCTCATGGGCGGGTTCTTTGCAAACCCAGCCCGTGGCATCCCTGCTCTGGCGTAGATGTGTTTCGTCATGGCAGGATTTCGTGCTGCCTGCCACCATGTCAAGGCAAGCACTTGCTTGGCTGTGGGTGCGTCCAGGGCGGTGAATCAGCGGGTATACTGCGACACGGCAGATTTTGTATGCCGTAGCAAATAGGTATACTGATTGTCACGGCTGAACTTGTCGTGAGATGAGCTGATGACAACTTTGATAGTGTCGTTTGCGATGAATTAGGGGTGGAAGAAGTTCACGGTAGTCAGTGTGTTGGACGGAAGGGCGGCAAATTGTCGGTGGAAAAAATCTCTATTAAGGAATATGTCCATGAGTAGGCCAGAACAATACAAACGCCAGCCTAATGAGGCAGTATTGAAAggttaaaaaataaagctgGTGGTAATTGTGAAAGATTGAAATTGCATCAGCCTCAGAAGAGAAAGGCTGATGAGGCTAAGAGCTAGAAATGTGGCTGATTGTGGCGAGTGCCTTGACTCGTCCCACTTGTTGCTTTCAACACCACGAGACTGGACAAACTTGAAATCGACACCTTCAACAGGCAAACCGCCACAGCTCCATACCCTCACAGTTCGCAGACGCTGGCTACGCGTCAAGAGCCGAAAACATGGTACCATTCACCCCCTCTCCTGCATTGGTAGGTGGACACTTGGCTAACGCATTTTAGGCCCGAAATTCAGAAAAGGCCCAGTCCATGCTCTTTCGCTTTCGCGAAGCCCAAGCTGCAGACCTAGGCATCATCGACGCCGGCCGCGCACGTCGGCCCAAAGGCATTACGGAAGTCGACTCGGTGCCTCTTTGCGAAAAATGGCGCGGCCAGGTGCTCAAGGAGATCTCGCGCAAGGTCTCTCGCATCCACGACCCTGTGTTGAGCGACTACCAGATCCGCGACCTCAACGACGAGATCAACAAGCTCATGCGGGAAAAGCACATGTGGGAAATACAAATACGGAACTTGGGAGGGCCAAATTATATGCGCACAGCAGGAAGGATATACGACGAGGAAGGGCGGGAGATACCAGGCGGTGGGAAAGGGTACAAGTACTTTGGACGGGCGAAGGAGTTGCCTGGCGTCAAGGAGCTGTTTGACGCGGCGAAagccaaggcggcaaggaaGGAGGATAAGCCGCTGGAGGACAGGCGCGATCTACGGAAGAATGTGGATGCGGCGTATTATGGGTTCGCGCCGGGTGAAGAGGACGATGCGTTGTTGGCGTATGaggcggagaaggagaggTTGGCCGTGGCGAATTTGCTGAAGAACGGACCGCAGGAACCTCCGGAGGGATGGGAGGCTTTGCCTGGTGACACGGGCGATGGACAGGTTTGGGTTTTGCCGACGATGGAGGAGGTTCAACAGGAACTCAttgagaggaggaggcagaaGTTGCTGGATCAGTTGTAGGAATGGTGTTGGGAGATGCCGGACATTTGGGGAAACGTGATGacaatcttggccatggtgggTTGTGCACAGCGACGGGCTGAGGGAATAT
The DNA window shown above is from Metarhizium brunneum chromosome 1, complete sequence and carries:
- the CTS2 gene encoding Sporulation-specific chitinase 2, giving the protein MGCSFSVLINQYPTTFTNMRFESTLWTALLSYVAPALGANVLVGYYPTWKHAAISNMDLSNYTHVNVAFAIPHENGTLSFEGDTFMDKLVPKLQGAGSKVLVSIGGWSGSANFSSITKDTALSGTLTKSIIDMMTKYKLDGIDIDWEFPGRKGSDCNVVDEQNDATNFLKYLNDLRAKMDEALGKGKLITLALRIQPFDGPGGKDVSGFAKVVDFANLMQYDLNGAWGETSGPLAPLNFEEKKGTQLSFATAIEAWTKAGWPAKQLTAGAAFYGYSVTAAEDMLKTNPPNQYAKMEKERPKGDQEDEMVTEPCSSAPKAYTGIWTYKNLRGQGVLSSPDEAKAPWVRTFDNKTMTPWLFNSESKVFISYDDQRSLAAKVKFAESKGLGGMMVWSIERDYNGELLSELKKFGSK
- the ISY1 gene encoding Pre-mRNA-splicing factor ISY1, with translation MARNSEKAQSMLFRFREAQAADLGIIDAGRARRPKGITEVDSVPLCEKWRGQVLKEISRKVSRIHDPVLSDYQIRDLNDEINKLMREKHMWEIQIRNLGGPNYMRTAGRIYDEEGREIPGGGKGYKYFGRAKELPGVKELFDAAKAKAARKEDKPLEDRRDLRKNVDAAYYGFAPGEEDDALLAYEAEKERLAVANLLKNGPQEPPEGWEALPGDTGDGQVWVLPTMEEVQQELIERRRQKLLDQL